The DNA segment AGCGGAAGTTATGTAGTCCTGCACAGCAGGACAAAATTTTATCATAAAAATCAAGGTAGTGGATTCTCAATCGGTCTGATAAAATTCTAAATACCTTTACTCCGCAAATTGCATTTTCCACAACAATACGCTTTGAAGGTAGAATCCTATTCTCCTCTTTTTGTTCTCGAGTAAGCGGCTTATTTTTGGATTTCTTGTGAGGAAAACACACCGATTTACAAT comes from the Thioflexithrix psekupsensis genome and includes:
- a CDS encoding transposase family protein translates to MLVIVNKLKEILYISHPVNGKCHDFNVLKKMLSPDKKYFIESNILVDLGFLGMDKQYDCKSVCFPHKKSKNKPLTREQKEENRILPSKRIVVENAICGVKVFRILSDRLRIHYLDFYDKILSCCAGLHNFRLNTTT